The Streptomyces durmitorensis genome contains the following window.
CTGCTCGATACGTTGCGCAGGAAGGCGGGGGCGACTCCTGGAGCCTCCACCGGCGCAGCGGCCGGGGGCGGCAAGAAGGGGCCGCAGGTCCTGAAGCTCGGGATCGCCGCCGTGCTCGTGGCGGCCGTGATCGGCGCCGTCTCCTTCTTCAACAACGGTTCGTCCGGTACGTCGACGAAGATCGGCATGTCGCTCTCCACTCTCAACAACCCCTTCTTCGTCCAGATGAAGGAGGGCGCGCAGGCGGAGGCCAAGAAGGCCGGGATCGACCTGACGGTCACGGACGCGCAGAACGACGCGTCGCAGCAGACCAACCAGTTGCAGAACTTCACCGGCGAAGGCATGAAGTCGATCATCGTCAACCCGGTCGACTCGGACGCGGTGGGCCCGGCGGTGCGCGGCGCCAACAAGTCCGACATCCCGGTGATCGCCGCCGACCGCGGCGTGAACAAGGCGAAGGCGGCGACCCTCGTCGCCTCCGACAACGTCGCGGGCGGCAAGCTGGCAGCGAAGACCCTCGCGGAGAAGCTGGGCGGCAAGGGCAAGATCGTCACGCTCCAGGGCGTCGCCGGCACCTCGGCGAGCCGTGAGCGCGGCAAGGGCTTCGCCGAGGGCATCAAGGAGTACCCCGGCATCAAGGTCGTCGCCTCCCAGCCCGCGGACTTCGACCGCACCAAGGGCCTTGACGTCATGACGAACCTGATCCAGTCCAACCCCGGCATCGACGGCGTCTTCGCCGAGAACGACGAGATGGCCCTCGGCGCAGCCAAGGCGCTCGGCGGCAAGGCGGGCAAGTCGGTCTCGGTGGTCGGCTTCGACGGAACTCCCGACGGTCTCAAGGCAGTTGAGGCGGGCACGCTGTACGCGTCCGTGGCGCAGCAGCCGAAGGAGCTGGGCAGGATCGCCGTGCGGAACGCGGTGAAGGCGGTGCGCGGCAAGGACGTCGAGTCGATGGTGAAGGTCCCGGTGAAGGTGGTCACGAAGAAGAACGTGGCCGACTTCTCCTGAAGCCCACCCCCGGGGCACGCAGCCCCGCCGTCGCCGTCACCCCGTACGAGCAGGAGCTGGATCCACAGATGCACGACCACGACCGCGACCACGACGACGCCACGTACGACCTCCTGGTCGTCGGGTCGGCCAACGCCGACCTGGTGATCGGCGTCGAGCGCCGCCCCGCCCCCGGCGAGACGGTCCTCGGCTCCGACCTCGCCACGCATCCCGGTGGCAAGGGCGCCAACCAGTCGGTCGCGGCGGCCCGCCTGGGCGCCCGCACCGCCCTGCTCGCGCGGGTCGGCGACGACGCCCACGGCCGGCTCCTGCTCGCATCGCAGCGCGCGGCGGGCGCGGACACGGTCGGCGTCCTGGTCGGCGGGGCGCCCACGGGCGTCGCGCTGATCACCGTCGACCCGTCGGGCGACAACAGCATCGTGGTCTCGCCGGGCGCCAACGCCCGGCTGACCCCCGAGGACATCCGCGCGGCGGGCAGCCTGCTCGCCGCGTCCCGGGTGATCTCGACCCAGCTGGAGATCCCGATCGAGACGGTCACGGAGGTGGTACGCACCCTGCCGGCGGCCACCCGCTTCGTCCTCAACCCGTCGCCTCCGGCGCCCGTGCCCTCCGAAGTCCTCGCCGCCTGCGACCCGTTGGTGGTGAACGAACACGAGGCGCGCTACATCCTGGGCGACGACGCGTCCGCCACGGACTCCCCCGCCGACTGGGCGCGCGCGTTGCTGGCCCTCGGCCCCCGCTCGGTGGTGATCACCCTGGGCGCCGAGGGAGCGCTGACGGCGGACGGCGACAGCTCCCCCGTCGCCGTCCCCAGCCCGAAGGTGGACGCCGTGGACACGACCGGCGCGGGCGACGCGTTCACGGCGGCCCTGGCTTGGCGCCTCGGCCTGGGCGACGACCTCCCCACGGCGGCGGCGTACGCGGCGCGCGTCGGGGCGGCGTCGGTCACCCGGCGGGGCGCGCAGGAGTCGTACCCCACGTCCGACGAGGTCGAGGCCGAGCCCGAGGCCGAGACCGAGGTGCCGTCCGCATGAAGAAGACCGGCATCCTCAACCGCCATCTCTCCGGCGCCCTGGCCGAGTTGGGCCACGGGGACACGGTCCTGATCTGCGACGCGGGCATGCCCATACCGCCGGGGCCGCGCGTCGTCGACCTGGCGTTCCGCGCGGGCGTCCCGTCCTTCGCCGAGGTCCTTGACGGGCTGCTCGCCGAGCTGGTGACGGAGGGCGGCACGGCGGCGGCCGAGGTCCGCGATTCGAACCCGGCGACGGCCGCGCTCCTGGCCTCCCGCGTCACGCCTCTCACTCTGATCCCGCACGAGGAGCTCAAGCTGCGCACGGCGAAGGCCCGCCTGGTGGTGCGCACCGGCGAGGCCACTCCGTACGCGAACGTGCTGCTGCGGTGCGGGGTGTTCTTCTAGCTCCGTGTTCTTCTAGCCCCGGGCCGTTCTAGCCACGGGCCCTTCCCCCACCCCCGGGGAAACTCAGCGTCCGGTACACCGTCACCCCGCCCGCGAGCTCCCCGCACGCCTGCGCCGCCGCACTGACGCGCTGCGTGTACGAGGGGTCGCCGGTGTCGAGGAGGATGCCGAGCGTCGTGCCGCTGTGCGCGACGGCGACGCCCAGGCCGCCGACCTCCCGGCAGATCTCCCGCATCGGCTCCAACGACCATTTGTCGCGCAGGAGTTGGTTCATCTGGGCACTGCGGGTCGCGACCCTGCCGACCTCCGCCAGGTCGCGGCGGCGGACGGCGCAGGCGAGGCGGTCGAGCAGGCGCGCGTACTCGTGACGGTCGGCCAGGGTGAATGGCTTGGGGATGCGGTTGAAGTCGACCGTGTCGACCGAACCGCCCTCGTCGATCCCCACCACGGCCATGACCGGGAGTGATCCAAGGACCCCGCGCAGGCGCACGGTGCGGTGGTGGAAGGCGACGATCGCGGGGTAGAGCACCCCGTCCGTGGGCTCGATGTCCGCGAGCAGCCGCTCGATCCGGGACGGCGGCATCTCGACCCGCAGCGCCTGCCCGACCGCCCGCGCGGTCGCGACCAGGTCGGCCGACGAGCTCGCCAGGCCCTTGCCCTCGGGGATGACGCTGTTGACGTGGAGGGTTCCTCCCACGGCCGGAACTCCGGTCTGACGCTCGGCCAACTCACCGATCGTACGGGCGAGTCTGAGCGCCTTGGTCTTCCCGGCGGGACGCACCACTACGTCTTCGAGGCCGGGCTCCCGCCGATAGGTGGCCATCGTCCACCGCGCGACGGGCAACGTCACCAGGAAGTCCCCGTCCTCCTCCGGCAGCACGCCCTGAAGCAGCTCGCCGAAGGTCCCGAAGGCGGTGCCCACTCCGGTTCCGGCCACTCCCGCGTCCGGCCCCGCACCCGGCCTCCCGCCCGCCGGGCGGGGCCGCGGTCCGACCTCCTGGGACAGCTTCACGGGTCTCCTCTCGTCGTCCGGCATCCCCTGCGGACCCACAGGCTGCCACAGCCCTAACCGTCTTGACAATCATTTTCATCTAGTGTGATGCTCTCGGCTCGGCGACCGAACACAGGGGGCAGAGGGCAGACATGCACGACCACATAGCCGAAGCGGTGAAGAAACCCGATCTCATATCCCTGGAGCCGGACTTGGTCTGTCTCCGATTCGAGACGATGAAGATCTATTCGGCTCTGGGAGCAGTCCGTCACCTGCTGGATTCAGGTGCCGTGAAACCCGGCGACACCCTCATCGACAGTTCCAGCGGCATCTACGCACAGGCCCTGGCTCTCGCCTGTCACCGCTACGGAATGAAATGCCACATCGTGGGTTCCACGACCGTGGACCGCACCCTGCGCATCCAGCTGGAGATACTCGGCGCCACGCTGGAACAGGTGCGGCCGTCCAAGAATCTCCGGCTCGACCAGGAGCTGAGAGTGCGGCGCATCGCCGAGATACTCGAGGCGAATCCGTCGTACCACTGGATGCGGCAGTACCACGACAGCATTCATTACCTCGGATACCGCGATGTGGCCCAGACCATCGAGGCCGAGGTCCCCGAAGGGCCGCTCGCCCTGGTGGGCGGGGTCGGCTCCGGGGCGTCGACCGGCGCCATCGCCGGATATCTGCGGGACGCGGGCCGCGACGTGTCGCTCGTCGGCGTGCAGCCCTTCGGCAGCGTCACCTTCGGCTCGGAGCACGTGGCCGACCCCGACATGATCATCGCCGGGATCGGCAGCGCCATCGAATTCAGGAATGTCAGGCACAAGGCCTACGACCGCGTGCACTGGGTGAATTTCGACTGCGCGGTGTCCGGCGCGGTCTCGCTTCTCAGGACCAGCGGCATCTTCGCCGGGCTTTCCACCGGGGCCGCCTATCTGACCACTTTGTGGGAAAAGCGCCGCGACGACTCCCGTACGTACGTCTTCATCGCGGCGGACACGGGCCACCGCTATGTCGAGAGCGCTTACGCGCAACACGCCAAGGCACCGGACATCGACACCTTGAAGCCGCACGAGATCACCTCGCTCGACGAGCTGAGGCACCCCTGGTCGACCACTTCCTGGCCCGACCTTCCCTGACCGCGTCACCACCGCATGCCGCCTCACCACCGCGTACGGCCTCACCACCGCGTACCGCGTCCACCACCACTCTGAAAGCACTCCACATGTCACACCCCGAGCCGCGTACGCCCCACAACGTCGCGGAGCTCATCGACGCCGTCCTGGCGGGCGATTACGGACCCGACCCCAAGGACCTCTCCGTCACCAGCGCGTTCTGGCTGTACAACACCACCCGCCTCGCGGGCAGCCAAGTGACGTACCACAACCACTACTTGCTGCTCCGGGTCGGCACGGCGTTCGGTGCCTGCTCCTTCGAGGCCGGTGAACTCGCCCCGGACTTCTGCGAGAACGCCTCGGGCCACACCCTCGACAAGCTCCTGCGCGCCGAGTCCACCCCCGTACGCATCGCCGCGCTCGACGCCTATCTCGCGCAGGTGAGCCCGCACCGTGACGCCGCGGGAGCCGAGCGCGTCACGCTGCCCACCGGCACCCCCGAGGTCCGGGCCATGGCCCGCGACGCCGCCATCGCCGGGCTGCTCGACATCGAGCCGGGCGCGAAGGTGGCCCTCATCGGCGTGGTCAACCCGCTCGTCGCGGCGATACGTGAGCGGGGCGGCGTCTGTCTGCCCTGCGACCTCAATCTCCGCACGACCCAGTGGGGCGACCAGATCACCGACGACATGACCGAGGTCTTGAAGGAAGCCGACGCCGTGGTCGCCACCGGCATGACACTGAGCAACGGCACCTTCGACCTGATCCTCGCGCACTGCCGCGAGCACGAGGTGCCGCTGGTGGTGTACGCGCAGAGCGGCAGCGCCGTGGCCCGCGCGTTCCTGCCCGCGGGGGTCACCGGCCTGTCCGCCGAGCCCTTCGCGTTCTCCCAGTTCAGCGCCGACGAGACGCCCCTCTACCGCTACCGGGAGGCGGCGTGAGCGTCGACTCCAAGGGCTCCGACGTGGCTTCCCGGGCCCCTGCCGACGACGAGGCGATACCGGGCGACCTGCGGATGGCCCGCGCGCTGTGGCCGGTCCTGGTCGCGTCCGCGGTCGGTCTGCTGCCGTTCACCGTTTTCAGCACCTACCTCGTCCCCATGGCCAAGGACGCCGACAGCAGCGTCGCCACGCTGGGCGGCCTGCGCGGACTCGGCGGTCTCGCCGCCCTGTTGGTGGGCACCGCGCTCGCCCCGCTGATCGACCGGGTGCGCAAGGAGTGGGCCGCCGCGGGCGGACTCGCCGCGCTGGGCGTGTCCGCCGCCCTCGGCGCGAGCGGGGACTTCATCCTGCTGGCCGTGTTCTGCCTGCTCGTCGGCGCGAGTACGTCGGTCCTGAACCCGGCGCTGACGGCGGCCGCCGCCGACCGCTTCGGCTCCGGGAAGGCCGCAGGCCGCGCGGCGACGCTCGTCACGGCGACCCAGTCGATGACGGCGATGCTGGCGGCGCCTGTCATCGCGCTGCCCGCCCTGTTCTGGGGCTGGCAGGGCGACCTGTTCGCCGTGACCGCGGTGTCGCTGCTCCTGGCCGCCGTCTTCTTCGTACGCGGCAAGGACAAGCCGGTCGAGGAGCAGGACGCGGGTCAACGCCTGGGCTACATAGCCTCGTTCAAGGCGCTCGGGGCGCTCCCCGGAGTCGTGCCGCTGCTGCTCATCGCCCTGCTGCGCACGGCCGTGTTCATGGGCTACCTCTCCTACCTCGCGGCCTACTACGACGACCGGTTCGCACTCGACCCCGGGCTCTTCGCGTTCGTGTGGACGCTCAGCGGAGCCTCGTTCTTCGTGAGCAATCTCCTCACGGGACGGATCACGAACTCCGCCGAGCCGCGGATCGGCACCGAACGGATGCTGGCCATCGGCCTGGTCGCCGCGCTCGTCTCGGTCGTGGGCTTCTACTTCACGCACTGGCTGCCGCTCGCGCTCGCCATGACGTCCCTGCACGCGGCCAGCCACGCCGTGGTGGCCGCGTGCGTGGTCAGCCTGCTCGTCCGGCGCTGCGGAACCCAGCGGGGCGCGGCCCTGAGCGTGAACGCCGCGGGGATGAGCCTCGGGGTCTTCGTGGGCGCGGGCCTGGGCGGACTCGGCCTCGGCCTCGCCGGCTATCCGGGGATCGCAGCGGCCTTCGGGGCGCTGGTGGTCGCGGCGCTGGTGGCGGCGGGACTCGTGCTGAGGGCAGGGCCGGTGGATGGGGACCCGGCGGACGGAAGTTCGGCGGACGGGGCCCCGCCGGACTGAGGTTCAGCGGACGGGGCTCTGGCGGACGGGGCTCCGGCTGACGGGAGTTCGGCGGACGGGACCCTGGCGGACGGAAGTTCGGCTGACGAGGCTCCGGCCGACGGGAATTCGGCTGACGAGGCTCCGGCCGACGGAAGTTCGGCTGACGAGGCTCCGGCCGACGGGAATTCGGCTGACGAGGCTCCGGCCGACGGAGGTTCAGCGGACGAGGCCCCGGCGGACGGAAGTTCGGCGGACGGGGCCCCGGCGGACGGAAGTTCACCTGACGAGGCCCCGGCGGACGGGAATTCGGCTGACGAGGCCCCGGCGGACGGGAATTCGGCTGACGAGGCCCCGGCGGACGGAAGTTCACCTGACGAGGCCCCGGCGGACGGGAATTCGGCTGACGAGGCTCCGGCGAAGGGAGCCGGGGCCACCGCTTGACCCTCGCGGGCGGCCGTCCACCCCCTGTCCTGGCAGCGGGCGAACGGCCTCGTCCAAGACTGCCGCGCTCCGGCCACCTCGCTCCGGCCACCTCACCGAGCCGCTTCGAACCGACCCGTCTCACCCGTCTCGCCCGTCCCACCCGGCTCACCCACCCCCTGGGTCCACCCCATAGCGCCGCCCATTGATCCCGCCCGACTCGAAAGGCGCGACCACCATGACCCCGCCGCCCGCGATCTCCTCTACGGCCGCCGTTGCCCTGGCGCCCGAAACGCCCCCTCCGGATCCCCCGGCCAAGGGCGTGCGGACCCGGCTCGCCTCGCGGGCGGGCCTGGCAACAGCGTGCGCCGTACTGCTCGTCGCCCTCCTCGTCTCCGTCGTCGTGGCCATCGGCCTCGGCTCCGCCGTCGTCACGCCGGGCGACACCGCCCGGCTGCTGTGGGCCGCGATGAGCGGCGGGAGCATCGATGCCGATGAGGTGACGACGTATCAGATCATCTGGCAGATCCGCACACCTCGCGTGCTCCTGGCGGCACTTGTGGGCGCGGGCCTCAGCGCGGTCGGCGTCGCCATCCAGGCGTTGGTGCGCAATGCCCTCGCCGATCCCTTCGTCCTGGGCGTCTCCTCCGGGGCGTCGGTCGGCGCGGTCGGCGTCACGGTCACGGGCGGGCTCGCGGCGCTCGGCATCTACGCGGTGTCGGCGGGGGCGTTCATCGGCGCGCTCGTCGCCTCCGTTCTCGTGTACGTCGCCTCCGCGAGCCGCGGCGGCGGGCTCTCGCCGCTGCGGCTCGTCCTGACGGGCGTGGCCATGGCGCTCGGCTTCCAGGCCGTGATGAGCGTGATCATCTACTTCGCGCCGGACAGCGAGGCGACCAGCATGGTCCTGTACTGGACGATGGGCAGCTTCGGCGCCGCCAGTTGGGGCGCCCTACCCGTCGTGGCCGCCTGCGTGCTGCTCGGCCTCGCCGTGCTGTACCGGTACAGCCGGGCGCTCGACGTCCTGGCGCTCGGCGACGAGACCGCGACGAGCCTGGGCATCAGCCCCGACCGGCACCGCAAGGGCCTGCTCCTGCTCGCCTCCCTCATCACCGGGGTGATGGTCGCCGTGAGCGGGGCGATCAGCTTCGTCGGCCTGGTCATGCCCCATCTCGTACGCATGGTGGTCGGCGCCACGCATGCGCGGGTCCTTGCCGTCGCACCGCTGGTCGGAGCGGTGTTCATGGTCTGGGTCGACCTCGTGTCGCGGACGCTCGTGGCGCCGCGCGAGCTGCCGCTCGGGGTCATCACGGCGCTGGTCGGGGTGCCGGTGTTCATCGCGCTGATGCGGCGCAAGGGCTATATGTTCGGGGGTCGTTGAGATGGAACTCGCACTCGACGGGCTGTCCGTGACGATCGACGGCAAACTCCTCGTCCGCGACCTGTCCCTCGCGGTGGGCGACGGCCAGATCGTGGGCCTGGTCGGCCCGAACGGCAGCGGGAAGTCCACCGCCCTCAAATGCGTCTACCGCGCGCTCCGCCCCAGCTCCGGCGTGGTCAGGGTGGGCGACGACGACCTCTCACGGCTGACCCCACGCCGCAGCGCGCAGGTCGTCGCCGCGATGGCCCAGGACGGCGCGGTGGACCTCGACTTCACGGTGGCGGAGGTCGTGGCCCTGGGCCGCGCGCCCCATCTGCGCGGGAACCAGGCACTCGGCGCGCGCGAACGGGACCTGTGCGCGCGGACGATGGCCCGTCTCGACCTGACCCGCCTCGCCGACCGCGGCGTACTCACCCTGTCGGGCGGTGAACGCCAACGCGTTCTCCTTGCAAGGGCGTTGGTGCAGGAGCCGCGGATCCTGGTCCTCGACGAACCGACCAACCACCTCGACGTGCGCCACCAGATCGAGCTCCTCTCGCTCCTGAAGGGCTCGGGCCTCACCGTCCTCGTGGTGCTGCACGACCTGAACCTCGCGGCGGCCGCGTGCGACCGCATCGGGGTGCTGTCCCAGGGTGCGCTGGTGGCCGCCGGAACGCCGGAAGAGGTGCTGACCACGGGGCTCGTCGACGAGGTGTTCGGCGTCAAGGCCAGCGTGATCAGCCACCCCCTGACCGGCGACCCCCAGCTCCTCTACGCACTGAGCCCCTCGCCCCCCCTCTGAACACCGAAAGGCACCACCAGGCCATGCCCAGAACCCGTACACGCACACATACACGCACACGTACACGCACCGCCGTCGGATCCGCGCTCGCGGCCGCCCTGCTGCTCGGCGGCTGCGGCGCCGAGGTCGACGCGGACCCCAAGTCCGCGGGCCCCTCCGAGAAGACCACCGTCAAGCGCTGCGGCGAGCCGGTCACGTACAAGACCCCGCAGCGCGCGGTGGTCTACGAGGGCGGCAGCGCGGACAAGATGTTCAGCCTCGGCCTGACCGAGCACGTCCAGGGTTATGTGATGCCACCGGCCAACCCGCCGGTGAGCGAGTCCCCTTGGGCGTCGGAGTACGCCAAGGTGAAGATGCTCAGCGACGACCTGCTCAACAAGGAGCTCGTCGTGGAGGCCAAGTCGGACTTCGTGGTCGCCGGCTGGAACTCGGGCTTCAGCGACCAGCGGGGCATCACCCCGCAGATCCTGGACAAGCTCGGCATCCAGAGCTTCATGCACACGGAGAGCTGCTTCAACTACCCCAAGTACCCGCAGAAGGTCACCCCGTTCAAGGCCCTGTACTCGGACCTGGACCGTCTGGGCAGGATCTTCCACGTCGAGAAGAAGGCGGACGAGGTCGTGGGCGACCTCAAGAAGCGCGTGACGGCCGTAGAGTCCAAGGCCCCCAAGGGCGGCGCCCCGGTCCCGGTCTTCCTCTACGACTCCGGCACGGACCAGCCCTTCACGGCGGGCAGCCAGGTCCCGCCCAACGACATCATCAAGTCCGCGGGCGGCAAGAACATCTTCGACGGCCTGGACGAGCGGTGG
Protein-coding sequences here:
- a CDS encoding ABC transporter permease/substrate-binding protein; protein product: MATETLKSNAGGATGLRRVLLDNGALSALVVLLVAMSLLSGDFLTTQNLLNVGVQAAVTAILAFGVTFVIVSAGIDLSVGSVAALSATVLAWTATSQGLPVWLAIIFAVGTGIACGFVNGLLVSYGKLPPFIATLAMLSVARGLSLVISQGSPIPFPDSVSNLGDTIGGWLPVPVIVMIVMGLVTALILARTYIGRSMYAIGGNEEAARLSGLRVKRQKLVIYGLSGLFAAVAGIVLASRLVSAQPQAAQGYELDAIAAVVIGGASLAGGVGKASGTLIGALILAVLRNGLNLLSVSAFWQQVVIGVVIALAVLLDTLRRKAGATPGASTGAAAGGGKKGPQVLKLGIAAVLVAAVIGAVSFFNNGSSGTSTKIGMSLSTLNNPFFVQMKEGAQAEAKKAGIDLTVTDAQNDASQQTNQLQNFTGEGMKSIIVNPVDSDAVGPAVRGANKSDIPVIAADRGVNKAKAATLVASDNVAGGKLAAKTLAEKLGGKGKIVTLQGVAGTSASRERGKGFAEGIKEYPGIKVVASQPADFDRTKGLDVMTNLIQSNPGIDGVFAENDEMALGAAKALGGKAGKSVSVVGFDGTPDGLKAVEAGTLYASVAQQPKELGRIAVRNAVKAVRGKDVESMVKVPVKVVTKKNVADFS
- a CDS encoding ribokinase; its protein translation is MHDHDRDHDDATYDLLVVGSANADLVIGVERRPAPGETVLGSDLATHPGGKGANQSVAAARLGARTALLARVGDDAHGRLLLASQRAAGADTVGVLVGGAPTGVALITVDPSGDNSIVVSPGANARLTPEDIRAAGSLLAASRVISTQLEIPIETVTEVVRTLPAATRFVLNPSPPAPVPSEVLAACDPLVVNEHEARYILGDDASATDSPADWARALLALGPRSVVITLGAEGALTADGDSSPVAVPSPKVDAVDTTGAGDAFTAALAWRLGLGDDLPTAAAYAARVGAASVTRRGAQESYPTSDEVEAEPEAETEVPSA
- the rbsD gene encoding D-ribose pyranase codes for the protein MKKTGILNRHLSGALAELGHGDTVLICDAGMPIPPGPRVVDLAFRAGVPSFAEVLDGLLAELVTEGGTAAAEVRDSNPATAALLASRVTPLTLIPHEELKLRTAKARLVVRTGEATPYANVLLRCGVFF
- a CDS encoding kinase — protein: MGTAFGTFGELLQGVLPEEDGDFLVTLPVARWTMATYRREPGLEDVVVRPAGKTKALRLARTIGELAERQTGVPAVGGTLHVNSVIPEGKGLASSSADLVATARAVGQALRVEMPPSRIERLLADIEPTDGVLYPAIVAFHHRTVRLRGVLGSLPVMAVVGIDEGGSVDTVDFNRIPKPFTLADRHEYARLLDRLACAVRRRDLAEVGRVATRSAQMNQLLRDKWSLEPMREICREVGGLGVAVAHSGTTLGILLDTGDPSYTQRVSAAAQACGELAGGVTVYRTLSFPGGGGRARG
- a CDS encoding pyridoxal-phosphate dependent enzyme; protein product: MHDHIAEAVKKPDLISLEPDLVCLRFETMKIYSALGAVRHLLDSGAVKPGDTLIDSSSGIYAQALALACHRYGMKCHIVGSTTVDRTLRIQLEILGATLEQVRPSKNLRLDQELRVRRIAEILEANPSYHWMRQYHDSIHYLGYRDVAQTIEAEVPEGPLALVGGVGSGASTGAIAGYLRDAGRDVSLVGVQPFGSVTFGSEHVADPDMIIAGIGSAIEFRNVRHKAYDRVHWVNFDCAVSGAVSLLRTSGIFAGLSTGAAYLTTLWEKRRDDSRTYVFIAADTGHRYVESAYAQHAKAPDIDTLKPHEITSLDELRHPWSTTSWPDLP
- a CDS encoding Rossmann-like domain-containing protein, which codes for MSHPEPRTPHNVAELIDAVLAGDYGPDPKDLSVTSAFWLYNTTRLAGSQVTYHNHYLLLRVGTAFGACSFEAGELAPDFCENASGHTLDKLLRAESTPVRIAALDAYLAQVSPHRDAAGAERVTLPTGTPEVRAMARDAAIAGLLDIEPGAKVALIGVVNPLVAAIRERGGVCLPCDLNLRTTQWGDQITDDMTEVLKEADAVVATGMTLSNGTFDLILAHCREHEVPLVVYAQSGSAVARAFLPAGVTGLSAEPFAFSQFSADETPLYRYREAA
- a CDS encoding MFS transporter — its product is MSVDSKGSDVASRAPADDEAIPGDLRMARALWPVLVASAVGLLPFTVFSTYLVPMAKDADSSVATLGGLRGLGGLAALLVGTALAPLIDRVRKEWAAAGGLAALGVSAALGASGDFILLAVFCLLVGASTSVLNPALTAAAADRFGSGKAAGRAATLVTATQSMTAMLAAPVIALPALFWGWQGDLFAVTAVSLLLAAVFFVRGKDKPVEEQDAGQRLGYIASFKALGALPGVVPLLLIALLRTAVFMGYLSYLAAYYDDRFALDPGLFAFVWTLSGASFFVSNLLTGRITNSAEPRIGTERMLAIGLVAALVSVVGFYFTHWLPLALAMTSLHAASHAVVAACVVSLLVRRCGTQRGAALSVNAAGMSLGVFVGAGLGGLGLGLAGYPGIAAAFGALVVAALVAAGLVLRAGPVDGDPADGSSADGAPPD
- a CDS encoding FecCD family ABC transporter permease, whose amino-acid sequence is MTPPPAISSTAAVALAPETPPPDPPAKGVRTRLASRAGLATACAVLLVALLVSVVVAIGLGSAVVTPGDTARLLWAAMSGGSIDADEVTTYQIIWQIRTPRVLLAALVGAGLSAVGVAIQALVRNALADPFVLGVSSGASVGAVGVTVTGGLAALGIYAVSAGAFIGALVASVLVYVASASRGGGLSPLRLVLTGVAMALGFQAVMSVIIYFAPDSEATSMVLYWTMGSFGAASWGALPVVAACVLLGLAVLYRYSRALDVLALGDETATSLGISPDRHRKGLLLLASLITGVMVAVSGAISFVGLVMPHLVRMVVGATHARVLAVAPLVGAVFMVWVDLVSRTLVAPRELPLGVITALVGVPVFIALMRRKGYMFGGR
- a CDS encoding ABC transporter ATP-binding protein, with protein sequence MELALDGLSVTIDGKLLVRDLSLAVGDGQIVGLVGPNGSGKSTALKCVYRALRPSSGVVRVGDDDLSRLTPRRSAQVVAAMAQDGAVDLDFTVAEVVALGRAPHLRGNQALGARERDLCARTMARLDLTRLADRGVLTLSGGERQRVLLARALVQEPRILVLDEPTNHLDVRHQIELLSLLKGSGLTVLVVLHDLNLAAAACDRIGVLSQGALVAAGTPEEVLTTGLVDEVFGVKASVISHPLTGDPQLLYALSPSPPL
- a CDS encoding ABC transporter substrate-binding protein, which produces MPRTRTRTHTRTRTRTAVGSALAAALLLGGCGAEVDADPKSAGPSEKTTVKRCGEPVTYKTPQRAVVYEGGSADKMFSLGLTEHVQGYVMPPANPPVSESPWASEYAKVKMLSDDLLNKELVVEAKSDFVVAGWNSGFSDQRGITPQILDKLGIQSFMHTESCFNYPKYPQKVTPFKALYSDLDRLGRIFHVEKKADEVVGDLKKRVTAVESKAPKGGAPVPVFLYDSGTDQPFTAGSQVPPNDIIKSAGGKNIFDGLDERWTQVNWEAVAKAEPEVVIIFDYGDMPAKKKIDFLKKSPHTKELPAVKKNNFFVLDYNEGISGPRNIDGLEKFGKYVRELKR